Proteins from a genomic interval of Flammeovirgaceae bacterium SG7u.111:
- a CDS encoding DUF4855 domain-containing protein translates to MHIIFLIFYSNKMLHSIIKLVLSCVLSIIILFPIPVTGQSPERTNIGTELGISNAHFHLFTHRANKKSAREAFIPYIYYLDTDGTPKDTLIDAFVLTDLYYNTGSFSESYDRSDMEYYLDNIFTKTKIISTTTYNGDTCGLLDNRSHYAISNKNIETDSTYLYQLTFDYKPLNDVIIGTIPKGLRVAIEFFDDNDKKIYIGEKIEPTNSLADTLHFSLSYNYHFIDVPLTNGWKKNFLVKIKPPSKAVYMHVHIINYDKRNKVLIDNYYFNKGDSALIPDSNSKFEGGPENNLLEQGSFERAQGADTFLYDDRTALLDELHNAKTYVSSTFGLPIPQTKVILTLPKVDQSLYKNSPEQKETIQSTIQWYLDSIEVKFNRWKSNNPNSKIELAGIYFIDEDVDAEAYDYFLSYAASAIKSKDWKFFSSPHIRADSNECKKIFNSYNSNDIVDLFDVLWFQPNAFFDTKPNDETKLINQGRDHIKRAFSIAEPSNFGFNIESRELDTKNNEIYSRINDYFDYGYKLGYVNFSKLYYDDGGAHYNNCYSSNPSKRQDYNNLYGFIKSSRRGVIINGGFENLSESDGSLFAWEGNHEVVNNLFSQSRNREIEIQTSNQHSIFSEFIPVQESDSYTMRFQVKELENDNYNNSALFGIIFYDNDGNVINTPPYSTQLNYSSYFNSWYSYLTPNTEYQNFSINFIPPLGTVKVKYFLRNWNTQNTILWRNIYLDNNNLTSSKSTLFYNYNSNYLISDAPMINGNFSVKLGNNKSINTSKRIPVTTNINYTFEVSAKEQLPIIDPSRHNKALIGIQCFNEDGIAFTKDVVNNIAYSSALNMNYFYISEIDHNWYKHIGEFSFQNSVASIKIYIRNWGYDNELLFDNLSLKTDHTDNVPVIIDDVPNNILDKYNWGEPYPMTVTINEPVYYNDLINVSDIDNLSFSALLKTTETDTYYGILGIEFLDDNFNMLTDEEVDQNINLSWSSYYKYWYSYFSNVTSDDCGTDWYRDKWSKHQKLFDIPVEAHWVRLCIRNASTTNELRILNPSLSDLSSSGSRKAKSLNNENKIITDVANGIIIYPNPTTNTITVHVANTDNWEGYTTYKIFNINGYEVKTGFITSDNTEINISEFQSGLYFIKVIGTNSNITRKILKR, encoded by the coding sequence TTGCATATCATATTTTTAATTTTTTATTCTAACAAGATGCTTCATTCTATTATAAAGCTAGTCCTAAGCTGTGTTTTATCAATTATTATTTTGTTTCCTATTCCTGTTACAGGTCAAAGCCCTGAAAGAACTAATATAGGAACGGAATTAGGAATCTCTAATGCGCACTTCCATTTATTTACACATCGTGCGAACAAAAAGAGCGCTCGGGAGGCTTTTATCCCATACATTTATTATTTGGATACCGACGGTACACCAAAAGATACATTGATCGATGCTTTTGTACTTACTGATTTGTATTATAATACAGGTAGTTTTTCTGAAAGCTATGACCGGTCTGATATGGAATATTATCTCGATAATATTTTTACAAAAACAAAAATTATTTCGACTACAACGTATAATGGGGACACTTGCGGATTACTTGATAACAGAAGTCATTATGCGATATCAAATAAAAATATTGAAACAGACTCCACCTATTTATATCAACTTACTTTTGATTATAAGCCTTTAAATGACGTGATTATCGGCACTATTCCCAAAGGGTTAAGAGTAGCTATTGAGTTTTTCGATGATAATGATAAAAAAATTTATATAGGAGAAAAAATAGAACCAACCAATTCATTAGCTGATACATTACATTTCAGTCTTAGCTACAACTATCACTTTATTGATGTGCCTCTAACCAACGGTTGGAAAAAAAACTTCTTAGTGAAGATAAAGCCACCTTCAAAGGCTGTATATATGCATGTTCACATCATCAATTATGATAAAAGAAATAAAGTTCTAATTGACAACTATTATTTCAACAAGGGAGACAGCGCTCTTATACCTGATAGCAATTCAAAATTTGAAGGAGGACCAGAAAATAACTTATTGGAACAAGGTTCATTCGAAAGAGCTCAAGGGGCAGATACGTTTTTGTACGATGATCGAACCGCTTTATTAGATGAGTTACATAATGCTAAAACTTATGTTTCTAGTACTTTTGGACTACCTATTCCGCAAACAAAAGTAATATTAACGTTACCAAAAGTAGATCAATCACTTTACAAAAACTCCCCTGAACAAAAAGAAACTATTCAAAGTACAATACAATGGTATTTGGATTCGATTGAAGTAAAATTCAATAGGTGGAAATCAAATAATCCTAATTCAAAAATAGAGCTTGCCGGTATCTATTTTATAGATGAAGATGTAGATGCAGAAGCTTATGATTATTTCTTAAGTTATGCAGCTAGCGCTATAAAATCAAAAGATTGGAAGTTTTTTAGCTCTCCACACATCAGGGCAGATTCAAATGAATGTAAGAAAATATTTAATAGTTATAACAGTAATGATATAGTAGACCTTTTTGATGTTTTATGGTTTCAACCGAATGCTTTTTTTGATACCAAACCAAATGATGAGACTAAGTTAATAAATCAAGGTCGTGACCATATAAAAAGAGCTTTTTCAATAGCTGAACCCTCTAATTTCGGATTCAATATTGAGTCAAGAGAGTTAGATACTAAAAACAATGAAATTTACAGTAGGATAAACGATTACTTTGATTACGGATACAAGCTGGGCTATGTCAACTTCTCTAAATTATATTATGACGATGGGGGCGCACATTATAATAACTGTTATTCCTCAAACCCTTCAAAACGCCAAGATTATAACAATTTATATGGGTTTATTAAAAGTAGCAGGAGAGGGGTAATCATTAATGGAGGTTTCGAAAACTTAAGTGAATCCGATGGATCACTATTTGCTTGGGAAGGAAATCATGAAGTGGTGAATAATTTATTTTCACAGTCTCGTAATAGAGAAATAGAGATTCAAACATCGAATCAACACTCTATTTTCTCAGAATTTATTCCTGTTCAGGAAAGCGATAGTTATACAATGAGATTTCAGGTAAAGGAACTTGAAAACGATAACTATAACAATAGTGCCCTTTTTGGGATCATTTTTTATGACAATGATGGCAATGTAATCAATACACCTCCATATTCAACTCAACTAAATTACTCATCATACTTCAATAGTTGGTATTCTTATTTAACACCCAATACAGAATACCAAAACTTCAGTATTAATTTTATACCTCCTTTAGGAACTGTAAAAGTCAAATACTTCCTCAGGAATTGGAATACTCAAAATACAATACTTTGGCGTAACATTTATCTGGATAATAATAATTTGACTAGTTCGAAATCAACTTTATTTTATAATTACAATTCAAACTATTTGATATCAGATGCTCCAATGATCAATGGAAACTTTTCAGTGAAGCTTGGTAACAATAAAAGCATCAACACATCTAAAAGAATACCCGTCACTACAAACATTAATTATACCTTTGAGGTAAGTGCCAAAGAGCAACTTCCAATAATAGACCCATCAAGACATAACAAAGCCTTAATAGGAATACAGTGTTTCAATGAAGATGGAATAGCATTTACGAAAGACGTCGTTAACAATATTGCTTATTCATCCGCTTTGAATATGAATTACTTCTATATAAGTGAAATAGATCACAATTGGTACAAACACATTGGAGAGTTTAGCTTTCAAAACTCAGTTGCTTCAATTAAAATATATATCAGAAATTGGGGATACGACAATGAACTACTATTTGATAACTTGTCATTAAAAACTGATCACACAGATAATGTCCCAGTGATTATTGACGATGTTCCCAATAATATTTTAGATAAATATAACTGGGGAGAGCCTTACCCTATGACCGTTACAATTAATGAACCTGTATATTATAATGATCTTATTAATGTAAGTGATATTGATAATTTATCATTTTCTGCATTATTGAAAACTACTGAAACAGATACCTACTATGGTATTTTAGGTATCGAGTTCCTAGATGATAATTTCAATATGCTCACTGATGAAGAAGTTGATCAAAATATAAACTTGTCATGGTCTAGCTACTATAAATATTGGTATTCCTATTTTAGTAATGTAACTTCTGATGATTGTGGAACTGACTGGTATAGAGATAAATGGAGTAAGCATCAAAAACTTTTTGATATTCCAGTAGAAGCCCATTGGGTTAGATTATGTATTCGAAATGCTTCAACTACTAATGAATTGAGAATATTAAACCCTTCCTTGAGTGATCTAAGCAGTAGTGGAAGTAGAAAAGCAAAGAGTTTAAATAATGAAAATAAAATCATTACTGATGTAGCAAATGGAATTATCATATACCCAAACCCAACAACAAATACAATTACTGTTCATGTAGCTAATACTGATAATTGGGAAGGCTATACCACTTATAAGATTTTCAATATCAATGGGTATGAAGTGAAAACAGGATTCATCACCAGTGACAATACAGAAATAAATATTTCAGAATTCCAATCTGGACTTTATTTTATTAAAGTAATTGGTACTAATTCAAACATCACTCGCAAGATACTTAAGAGATAA